DNA from Syntrophorhabdales bacterium:
AAACGGCGCACTTCTGAGAATGATCGCAAAGATGGGGGGCGGCGCAGATGTGGTCTCAGGCGGAGAGCTCTTTCGCGCGTTACGCGCCGGCATCCCTGCAAAGAAAATAGTTTTCTCCGGTGTGGGCAAGACTGAAGCAGAGATCAGGCATGCCATCCGCTCGCGTATTCTCATGATCAACGTGGAATCGTCAGGCGAGTTCAAGGGCATCGCAACCATAGCCCGGCGGATGCGAACGAGAGTGCCAGTCTCAGTCAGGGTCAATCCCGAAATCGATCCGAAGACGCACCCTTATATCACAACAGGCCTCAAAAAGAACAAATTTGGGGTTTTGTGGGAAGAAGCGTATCGTCTCTACAGGGAGATAGCGAGGGATCCGTATCTCACAGCCGTGGGCATTTCCTCACACATAGGTTCACAGATAACCGAGATGGCGCCCTTCATCGATGCTGTGCGGTCACTGAAGGGCATGATCGCGAAACTGAAGAAAGAAGGCATTGCGCTGAAGTACATCGATATCGGAGGAGGACTGGGTATCCCTTATAAAGACGAACTGCCTCCCCACCCGGATGTATATGGTCCGGCCATTGCAAAGGAACTGCGTGGCAGCGGCCTGACGTTGGTACTGGAACCGGGCCGTGTTGTCGTGGGGAACAGCGCCATTTTTGTGACCCGTCTCCTGTACGTCAAAAGGACTGCCGAGAAGAGCTTCTATATAGTGGACGGCGCCATGAACGATTTGGTGAGACCCGCGTTGTACGACGCGTATCACGAGATTGTGCCTCTCGAACAGGTCGATGGAAAGAAAGAAAAAGTAGACGTGGTGGGTCCGATCTGCGAATCGGGTGACTTTCTCGCGAAGAACCGGAAGATGCCCATCCTCGCACCGGGGGCAACCCTTGCCGTGTTCGGCGCAGGTGCTTATGGCTTTTCCATGTCATCAAACTACAACTCCAGGAGGAAGGTCCCGGAGGTTCTTGTGAGAGGGAAAGAATTCTTTGTGGTGCGCAAGAGAGAAAACTTGAACGACCTCGTCCGGGGAGAGAATATTCCGGAATTTCTGAAAAGGTAGGTTATGGAGCTGTTTGATTTTTACAAGATGAGTGCCAGCGGCAATGACTTTATCATGATCGACAACAGGGAGAAGGTCGTGGATCGCTCCTTTCCTGACGTGCGGCAATTTGTGGTAAAGGTGTGCCGGCGTTGCCTTTCGGTAGGTGCCGACGGCCTGATACTGATAGAGAAGTCAGCTACAGTCGATTTCTCATGGCGGTTCTACAACGCGGACGGCTCCGAAGCCGACATGTGCGGCAATGGCGGCCGTTGTGCAGCACGTTTCGCATTTGTGAACGGGATAGCCGGGAAGAAGATGGCCTTTGAAACATTAGCAGGTGTCATGAAGGCCGAAATACTGGATGAGCACGTTAAGCTTCAACTGACGACACCCAGAGACCTCAAGCTGGATTACCCCGTTGCGTTGGAGCACAGGGAACTCTTTGTGAGCAGCGTCAACACAGGCGTCCCTCACGTGATCCTCCTGACCGACGACATCGAGCATGCGCCGGTAGAGGAACTGGGGAGAGTGCTTCGCTACCATAAAGAGTTTTCGCCCCAAGGTACCAATGTTGACTTCGTTACTGTCGTCGACCGGAAGAACGTCAAGCTGAGGACGTATGAAAGGGGCGTCGAGGGGGAGACCCTTGCATGCGGCACCGGCGCTGTCGCGGCTTCTGTGGTGCTGAAAGCAAAAGGACTAACCGGAGAGAACGTGAACCTGCTGACGCGCGGAGGAGAAATACTTCGTGTAACCGTCGGCGACGAAGTCTATCTCGAAGGAGATGCACGAATAATATACACGGGAAAGCTGATGCCCGAAGCGATTAACTGAAAAAAGCGGGTAGTCGATTTAAGTTTTTCCACGAGGAGAGACAATGGATCTTAAGGGTGTCTACACTGCTCTCATTACACCGTTTAAAGAAGGCGCTCTCGACGAGGCAGGTCTCAAAAGAATGATCGAATTTCAGCTGCGGGGAGGCGTCGATGGGATCGTGCCCTGCGGTACCACGGGTGAGGCCTCCACCCTCTCTTACGAGGAACACGAAAGGGTTATAGAACTCACCGTTACGTTCGTTAACGGCAAGGTGCCGGTTATTGCGGGAACAGGCTCTAACAGCACGCATGAAACGGTCGATCTGACGCAAAAGGCTAAGAAGTTGGGTAGCGACATGGCTCTCCTCGTGGCGCCCTACTACAACCGCCCTACCCAGGAAGGACTGTACAACCATTTCAAGAAGGTCGCGGAGGAGGTTGACATCCCCATAGTGCTCTACAATATACCGACGAGAACGGGTGTAAACATGTTGCCCGAACTCGTTGCGAGGCTCGCTGAGATTCCGAACATCGTGGCCATCAAGGAAGCGTCCGGCTCTCTCCAGCAGGTCTCAGATATTTATCGGCTCACGAAAGGACGCTTCACGATATTGTCAGGGGACGACAACGTCTTTCTGCCCATGATGGCTCTGGGAGCGCGCGGCGTGATATCGGTGCTTTCCAATATTCTCCCGGAAAAAATGAAGATGCTCTCGACAGTTTTTCTCGATGAGAAGAATTTGGACAAGGCACGAGAACTTCACATGGAACTGATGCCGCTCTTTCAGGCTATGTTCGTCGAGGTGAATCCAGTCCCCGTAAAAGAGAGTCTCTATTTCATGGGGCTTATTGAGAAGGAATTAAGACTTCCCCTTGTCCCCCTTTCTGAAAAGAGCCGCGAGCACCTGAAGAGTGTGCTCCGCGACTTCGGATTACTGAAAAGACAGTGAGCGGCAAGCAGTGAGCAGCTTAGAACAGGTCATTTGAGCAAGAGGTCGTAAGCGGTTGATGGAGACCGGACCAGTGAGGCAGTTATTTTTTCATCGACTCTATTTCAAATCTAGTTCATTTTGAATGTGCAGTACACTGCTTACCGCTAACTGCTCACTGCCTACTCTGTCACCGGGAGGTTAGATGATTAAGCTGGCCATCGCCGGCGTCTGCGGAAGAATGGGAAGTGCCATACTGAAAGTCGCGCTCTCAGACCCCGAGTTTGACGTCGTGGGAG
Protein-coding regions in this window:
- the lysA gene encoding diaminopimelate decarboxylase, which translates into the protein MNFFNYKEGRLYAEDVPLQDIVRKVGTPVYVYSEKTFERHFRVFDRAFGSIPHVTCYSCKANSNGALLRMIAKMGGGADVVSGGELFRALRAGIPAKKIVFSGVGKTEAEIRHAIRSRILMINVESSGEFKGIATIARRMRTRVPVSVRVNPEIDPKTHPYITTGLKKNKFGVLWEEAYRLYREIARDPYLTAVGISSHIGSQITEMAPFIDAVRSLKGMIAKLKKEGIALKYIDIGGGLGIPYKDELPPHPDVYGPAIAKELRGSGLTLVLEPGRVVVGNSAIFVTRLLYVKRTAEKSFYIVDGAMNDLVRPALYDAYHEIVPLEQVDGKKEKVDVVGPICESGDFLAKNRKMPILAPGATLAVFGAGAYGFSMSSNYNSRRKVPEVLVRGKEFFVVRKRENLNDLVRGENIPEFLKR
- the dapA gene encoding 4-hydroxy-tetrahydrodipicolinate synthase — translated: MDLKGVYTALITPFKEGALDEAGLKRMIEFQLRGGVDGIVPCGTTGEASTLSYEEHERVIELTVTFVNGKVPVIAGTGSNSTHETVDLTQKAKKLGSDMALLVAPYYNRPTQEGLYNHFKKVAEEVDIPIVLYNIPTRTGVNMLPELVARLAEIPNIVAIKEASGSLQQVSDIYRLTKGRFTILSGDDNVFLPMMALGARGVISVLSNILPEKMKMLSTVFLDEKNLDKARELHMELMPLFQAMFVEVNPVPVKESLYFMGLIEKELRLPLVPLSEKSREHLKSVLRDFGLLKRQ
- the dapF gene encoding diaminopimelate epimerase yields the protein MELFDFYKMSASGNDFIMIDNREKVVDRSFPDVRQFVVKVCRRCLSVGADGLILIEKSATVDFSWRFYNADGSEADMCGNGGRCAARFAFVNGIAGKKMAFETLAGVMKAEILDEHVKLQLTTPRDLKLDYPVALEHRELFVSSVNTGVPHVILLTDDIEHAPVEELGRVLRYHKEFSPQGTNVDFVTVVDRKNVKLRTYERGVEGETLACGTGAVAASVVLKAKGLTGENVNLLTRGGEILRVTVGDEVYLEGDARIIYTGKLMPEAIN